The genomic DNA CACGGTGCGCGGCGCGAACTGGCTGGTGATGTAGGGCATCATCACGGTGGTGACGGTCGTGGTGGCGAGGACGTCGTCGGTCAGGTCCTCGAAGCCGAGCTGACCCAGGAGTTCGGTGAGGATCTCCCGCCCGGTGCACTCGGCCATGGTCTTGCCGGTGTGCTCGCCGGGGACGTCGATGAACAGGCCGTAGCCCCACAGGGTGAAGACGTCGTCCGGCTGGCCGTCGAAGTGCGGTGGACGGGGGACGACGATCGACATCAGCCAGGGCGAGTCCTTGAACGTCATCAGTGCGCCCGTGCCCGGCGCGTTGCCGCTGAACTCCTCGATCCGCTTCAGCAACGCGGGGCTGCGCATGGTGAGGGTGAACGACTCCCAGGCCGCTTCGGGGATGCTGCCGTTGAACACGGCGGGCCGGCCGAAGTCGGGCGCCTTGCGCGCGAGGGTCTCCCAGAGCGTCCAGCTCCCGTCGCGCTTGTCGCGGATGACCTCGGGTGCGGTGTGGTCGTCTCCGTAGGCGGCGTCTGCGGTCATCGAGCCGAGCGTGATGAACGCCAGGTCCAGATCGGCGAGTTCGACCTCCTCGTGTCGCCCCTCGCGGTCGAGGTGCAGACGCCTGGCGCGGCGGATGCCCTGCTGCTCGACGAAGTCGACGTCGGTGACGGTGACGCCGTGCTCGAAGCGCACCCCGTGCTCCAGCAGCCAGGCGGTGAGCGGCCGGACGATGGAGTCGTACTGGTTGAGGCGGGTACGGCGCACACCGGCGAGGGTGTGGATGCGCGGGAACTCCTGGAGGAAGCGCAGCAGGTAGCGCTTGAGCTCGATGGCGCTGTGCCAGTTCTGGAAGGCGAAGGTGGTTCGCCACATAGCCCAGAAGTTGGTGGAGAAGAAGTGCTCGGAGAAGAGCTCGTCGATCCGGCGTGCTCCGATCACCGACTCGGGCATGACCAGCAGCCGGGTCAGCTCGAGCCGGTCATGGGCGTCGAGGCCGAGGCGGGCGGCGTCGACGATGTGGTGGTCGCGGTCGATCAGCCGGGCCCTGGCGTCGGTCGGCCACGCCACGTTGAAGTCGGTGATCTCTTGGCGGACAGAGACCTCCGGGTCGTCCAGCGTGGGGATCGTCTCCAGCAGGTTCCACAGGCAGGTGTAGGCCTCGTCCTCCAGCATCCGCCCGCCGCGGGTCACGTAGGCCGCCTCCGGCGAGCCTTGGCCGTCGAGCGAGCCCCCCGCGAGCGGGAGCTGCTCCAGGATGTGGATGTTCTCGCCGGGGACCTCGCCGTCCCGGATCAGGAACGCCGCGGCGGCCAGGGCGGCGATCCCGCCGCCGACCATGTACGCCTTCGCCTGACGCCCACTGTTGATCATGTCGTGTTCCGTTCGTCCGCCGGGTCCGCCCCTGCGACGGTCGGCAGGGGGTGCCGCCAGCCTCCGGCACCGCCGGCGGCGGGCGCGCGGGGCCGACCGGCCCCGCTCCCGGGTCGTTGGTCCTCGGCTTGCCGGCCCGTCGGGCCCTGCGGTGGTGCGTGCGAGGTTCGGCTGGGCCGCAGGTCCCTCTCCCAACTGCTGGGCCGTGACCCGGTCGGCCCTGTGCCGGAGCGGGTGCGCGGCGTGACGATGGGTACGGCCCGCCGTCGGCGGCCAGCGAAGCCGACCGAGTCCCGAGGAGACCGCAACCATGACCGTGACCGCCGCTTCAACGCCCGGAGAGCCGACCGAGGCCGAGCTGCGGGCGCTCGACGCCCACTGGCGTGCCGCCAACTACCTGGCGGCCGGTCAGATCTACCTGATGACCAACCCGCTGCTGCGCGAGCCGCTGCGACCCGAGCACATCAAGCCACGCCTGCTGGGCCACTGGGGGACCTCACCCGGCCTGAACCTGGTCTACACCCACCTCAACCGGATGATCTCCGGGCGCGACCTGGACGCCATCTGCGTCTGGGGCCCGGGACACGGCGGCCCGGCGGTGCTGGCCGGCTCCTGGCTGGAGGGCAGCTACAGCGATACCTACCCGTCCGTCACCCGCGACGAGGAGGGCATGGCGCGGCTGTTCCGACAGTTCTCCTTCCCCGGCGGTGTCCCCAGCCATGTGGCACCCGAGACGCCCGGGTCGATCCATGAGGGCGGCGAGCTGGGCTACGCGCTGTCGCACGCCTACGGCGCCGCCTTCGACAACCCCGGGCTGCTGGTCGCCTGCGTGATCGGCGACGGCGAGGCGGAGACCGGGCCGCTGGCCGCCTCCTGGCACGGCAACAAGTTCCTCGACCCGGTGCACGACGGCGCGGTGCTGCCGGTACTGCACCTGAACGGCTACAAGATCGCCAACCCCACGGTGCTCTCCCGCCTGCCCGAACAAGAGCTGGACCAGCTGTTGCGCGGATACGGCCACGACCCGCTGTACGTCACCGGCGACGACCCGATGGCCGTGCACCGCGCGATGGCCGCCGCCATGGACACGGCCCTGGACCGGATCGCCGCCATCCAGCGCGCCGCCCGTGAGGACGGAGCCATCGAGCGGCCGGACTGGCCGGTGATCGTGCTGCGCACCCCCAAGGGCTGGACCGGCCCGCACGAGGTCGACGGCGTGCCGGTGGAGGGGACCTGGCGCGCCCACCAGGTCCCGCTCGACCAGGTCCGCAGCAACCCCGCCCACCTCGCCCAGCTGGAGGAATGGCTGCGCTCCTACCGCCCCGAGGAGCTGTTCGACAAGCAGGGACGGCCCACCGCGCAGGTCCTCGAGTGTGTTCCCGAGGGCCGCCGTAGGCTCGGGGCGAACCCGCACGCCAACGGCGGTCTGCTGCTGCGCGAGCTGCCCCTGCCCGAGCTGGAGCGCTACGCCGTCCCGGTCGACAAGCCCGGCACCAGCCTGCACGAACCCACCCGCGTCCTCGGCGACCTGCTCGAACAGGTGATGGCCGACACCGCCGAACGCCGCGACTTCCGGATCGTCGGGCCGGACGAGACCGCCTCCAACCGGCTCCAGGCCGCATACGGCGTCACCGGCAAGGCCTGGCAGGCCGCCGTCCTGCCGGTCGACGAGCACCTCGCCCGCGACGGCCGGGTGCTGGAGATCCTCTCCGAACACACCTGCCAGGGCTGGCTGGAGGGCTACCTGCTCACCGGCCGGCACGGCCTGTTCTCCTGCTACGAGGCCTTCGTCCACATCGTCGACTCGATGGTCAACCAGCACATCAAGTGGCTGCGCACCAGCCGCGCCCTGCCCTGGCGGGCACCGATCGCCTCACTCAACTACCTGCTCACCTCGCACGTCTGGCGCCAGGACCACAACGGCTTCTCGCACCAGGACCCCGGCTTCGTCGACCACGTCCTCAACAAGAGCCCCGAGGCCGTGCGCGTCTACTTCCCGCCGGACGCCAACACCCTGCTCGCCACCGCCGAGCACGTGCTGCGCAGCCGCGACTACGTCAACGTCGTGGTCGCCGGGAAGCAGCCCTGCTTCGACTGGCTCACCCTGGACCAGGCCCGCGCCCACTGCGCCCGCGGCGCGGGCATCTGGGACTGGGCCGGCACCGACGACGGCGCACGCGAGCCGGACGTGGTGCTCGCCTGCGCCGGTGACGTGCCGACCCAGGAGGTGATCGCCGCTGCCGGGCTGCTGCGCCGTCACCTGCCCGAACTCGCGGTGCGGGTGGTCAACGTGGTCGACCTGGCCCGGCTGATGCCCGCCGAGGAACACCCGCACGGCATGCCCGACGCCGAGTTCGACGCCCTCTTCACCAGCGGCAAACCCGTCGTCTTCGCCTACCACGGCTACCCGTGGCTGATCCACCGGCTCGCCTACCGCCGCGCCGTCCACCCGCAGCTGCACGTGCGCGGCTACAAGGAGTCCGGCACCACCACCACGCCGTTCGACATGGTGGTCCGCAACGACCTCGACCGCTACCGCCTGGTGATGGACGTCATCGACCGGGTGCCCGGCCTCGCCGTGCGCGCCGCAGCCGTCCGCCAGCAGATGGCCGACCAGCGCAGCCGGCACCACGACTGGATCCGCGAACACGGCACCGACCTGCCCGAGATCGCCGACTGGCAGCCGGGCAGCTGACCCGGGCCGGGCGGCTGACCAGGGCCGGGCGGCGCCCCACGGAAGGAAGACGAGCACCACGGACCTGACCGTCACCGTCGGCGGACCGGCACGTCCTCGCGGTGCGCCACCCGGAATTGCCGGTCCGCACCGACGAGGTCCACGGCACCGTCACCTCGGCACTGGTCGCCGCAGGCGAGGGGGCCGAACTGCTGGACCTCGGGGCACGCGGCAGCGGCGGCTTCCCGGGGCTGCGGGTCGGCTCCACCGCCCCGCACCTCGCCGCCCGGCCCGGTGGCCCACGCGGTCCTGCACCATGCCGACTGCCCGGTGGCGGTCGTGCCCGAGGCATGGGCTCAGCCCCTGACCGGGACCTTCGGGACCGGCCAGGGGCTGCTCGGCCCCTGTGGCAGGACCTCAGCAGCCGCGAGCCTGTCCATCAGACACGGGGTTGCGCACGTCGGTGCCGCGACCGGAGAGCGGAGGAGGACGTGATCATGTCTCACGCGGTTGTGGTGGGAGTCGACGGATCGGCGCAGAGCGCGGCGGCGGCCGAGTGGGCGGCCTACCAGGCGTACCGGAACGGCCGGGCCCTGCGGTTGGTCCACGTCGGCGCGCAGCCGGAGTTCTCGGTGGAGGCCGCGGACCCGGCGGAGCTGCTGCCCCGGCCGGTGCTCGCACTGCGGGACCAGATCGTGACGGTGCTGCCGGGCCTCAAGGTCTCCTGCGAGCACGTGCCCGGCAGCCCGGCCGACGCACTGGTCGCCGCCGGAGAGCGCGAAGGACTGCTGGTGCTCGGCTCGCGCGGGATCGGCGGACTCGCCGGGCTGCTGCTCGGGTCGGTCGCGTTGCGCGTGGCGGCGCACGCCGCCTGCCCGGTGGTCCTGGTCGGGACCGGTACGGACGGCCAGGGCGGCGTGAACGGTGACGTCGTGGTCGGGGTGGACAGCAGCCGGCCCTGCGCCGAGCTGCTCGCGTTCGCCTTCGAAAGGGCCGCCGAACGCGGCGCGGTGCTGCGCGCGCTGGAGAGTCGCGAGTTCCCCACCGGGCGGTACGTGACGGCTGCTCCGGTGGACCCGCCGGAGATCACGAGTGCGCTGGCAGCCGCCGCGCAGGTCAGGCTCCAGGACACGCTGGCGCCCTGGCGGAAGAAATTCCCCGAGGTGCGTGTCGAGGCCGAGGTGACCGGCTGGCCGGCCGGGAAGGCACTGGTGGAGGCCTCGCGCAGCGCTTCGCTGGTGGTGGTGGGCCGTCGGAGCCCGAGGATCCGGTCGGCCGCGCCCGGGCTGGGCGCCGTGGCCCACGCGGTGCTGCACCACACACACGGCCCGGTCGCGGTGGTGCCGCACGACTGACCGACAACGCCACGCCGGCCGTGGCAGGACCGGATGCCGGTCCTGCCACGGCCGTTGGCGTGTTCGGCCCCGGGGCGTTCCCGGCCGCGGGAGCCTGCGGGGAGGGACCTTCGGCCCGCAGGCGTACCCCATCGGCCGCCTCCCCGGGTGGCGGAGCTCGGGAAGGCTGTCGGTGCAGGCGCGAGCGACGCCCGCCAGTACCCGGTCCCCGGACGAAAAACCGAAAGGTGGTCCCGACATGTCCCGCCGCCCGCAGACCGAGGAGCCGACTCCTCCCGCCCCGGCCGCCGCCGTTGCCGTTGACGCCCTGGTCGCCGACGCCCTGACAGCTCTTCGGGAGTACGCCGACTTCACCCAGGAGCAGGTCGACCACATCGTCAAGAAGGCGTCGCTGGCCGCTCTGGCCCAGCACACCGGTCTCGCCGCGCTGGCGGTCGAGGAGACCGGGCGCGGCCTGTTCGAGGACAAGGCCGTGAAGAACGTCTTCGCCTGCGAGAACGTCACCCACGTGATGGCCCGCACGAAGACCGTCGGGGTGGTGCACCGCGATGAGATCGACGGGATCGTGGAGATCGCCGAGCCGGTCGGTGTGGTCGCGGGCGTCACCCCGGTCACCAATCCCACCTCCACCACCATCTTCAAGTGCCTGCTGGCGCTGAAGACCCGTAACCCGATCGTGTTCGCCTTCCACCCCGCCGCGCAGCACTGCTCGGCGCAGGCGGCCCGGATCGTGCGGGATGCGGCGGTGGCGGCCGGAGCACCGCGGTCCTGCATCCAGTGGATCGAAGAACCGTCGATGGCAGCCACCCAGGCCCTGATGAACCACCCGGACGTGGCCACCATCCTGGCGACGGGTGGCAACGCGATGGTCCGCGCGGCCTACTCCTGCGGCAAGCCGGCTCTCGGCGTCGGCGCCGGCAACGTCCCCGCCTACGTCGAGCGGAGCGCGGACCTGAAACGGGCCGTCAACGACATCGTGCTGTCGAAGACCTTCGACAACGGCATGATCTGCGCCTCCGAGCAGGCCGTCATCCTGGACGCGGAGATCCGCGATGCGGCGCTCGCCGAGTTCCGCACGCTGAAGGCGCACCACGCGAACGCCGAGGAGAAGGCGCTGCTGGAGCAGTACCTGTTCGGCGCGGGGGAGGGGAGTTCCTGCGCGGGGCAGCGGCTGAACGCCGACGTGGTGGGCCGCAGCGCGCCCGAGATCGCGACGGCGGCGGGGTTCGAGGTGTCGGCGGACACCTCGGTGCTGCTGGTGGACGTCGGGCGGGTCGGCCCGACCGAGCCGCTGACCCGCGAGAAGCTGTGCCCGGTGCTGGCCGTGCTGACCGCCTCCTCGCGCCGAGAGGGCGTCGAACTGGCCTCGGCGATGGTGGAGTTCAACGGGCTCGGACACTCGGCCGCGGTGCACACCGAGGACGCGGCGTTCGTCGAGGAGTTCGGGCACGCGGTCAAGGCGTGCCGGATCATCTGGAACGCACCCAGCTCGCAGGGCGGCATCGGCGACGTCTACAACGCCTTCACCCCCTCGCTGACACTGGGCTGCGGCTCCTACGGGCACAACTCCGTCGCAGGCAACGTGTCGGCGCTGAACCTGCTCAACATCAAGCGGATCGGGCGGCGCAACACCAACATGCAGTGGTTCAAGGTCCCGCCGAAGATCTACTTCGAGCGCAACAGCATCAAGTACCTGGCGAGCATGCCGAACGCCCACCGCATCGTCGTCGTCACCGACCGGACCATGGTGGAGATCGGCCACCTGGAGCGGATCCGCGGCATCCTGGACCGCCGCCGCGAACCCGTCGAGGTCCGCGTCGTCGACTTCGTCGAGCCCAACCCCAGCATCGACACCGTACGGCGGGGCGCGGAGCTGATGCGCGACTTCCGCCCCGACACCATCGTGGCGCTCGGCGGCGGTTCGCCGATGGACGCGGCGAAGGTGATGTGGCTGATGTACGAGCACCCGGAGGTGGAGTTCGCCGACCTGAAGGAGAAGTTCTTCGACATCCGCAAGCGCGCCTTCACCTTCCCGGACCTGGGCGAGAAGGCGAAGCTGGTGTGCATCCCGACCACCTCCGGCACCGGAGCCGAGGTCACCCCGTTCGCGGTGATCACCGACACCGCCACCGGACAGAAGTACCCACTGGCCGACTACGCGCTCACCCCGTCCGTCGCCATCGTCGACCCGGCGCTGACCACCCACCTGCCCAAGGACGTCACCGCCGACACCGGCTTCGACGCCCTCACCCACTGCATCGAGACCTACGTGTCGGTCTACGCCAACGACTTCACCGACGGGCTGGCGCTCCAGGGGATCCGGCTGGTCTTCGAGAACCTGGAGCAGGCCGTCACCGACGGCCCGAACAACCCGCGCGCCCGGGAGAAGATGCACAACGCCGGCACCATCGCGGGCATGGCCTTCGGTTCGGCGTTCCTGGGCGTGGTGCACGCCATGGCGCACACCCTGGGCGCGACCTTCCACGTGGCGCACGGGCGCACCAACGCGCTGCTGCTGCCGCACGTCATCCGGTACAACGGCACGGCTCCGGCGAAGGTCAGCAGCTGGCCCAAGTACCGCAGTTACGTGGCGCCCGAGCGGTACCAGGCCATCGCCCGGACGCTCGGCCTGCCCGCCGACACCCCTGAGCGGGGCGTCGAGTCGCTCGCCACCGCGATCGAGGAACTGCGTGACCGGGTGGGCATCCCGCGCTCCTTCAAGGAAGCCGGCGTGGACGAGGCGGCCTTCCTCGCGGCACTGCCACAGCAGGCGATGAACGCGTACGAGGACCAGTGCGCCCCGGCCAACCCCCGGATGCCGTTGCTCGCCGACATGCAGCAGCTGATGCGCCAGGCCTACTACGGCAACCGGTCCTGACCACCACCCGAGTGAGAGGGACAGCCCGACCATGACCACACAGCAGCAGGGAGCCGCGACCGCCTGGGACGGCTTTCGGGGCAACCAGTGGTGCGACGCCATTGATGTGCGCGACTTCATCCAGCGGAACTACACGCCGTACGAGGGCGGCGCCTTCCTGGCCGGCCCGACCGGGCGGACCCTCGCGGTGTGGCGGCAGATCACCGACCGCTTCCCCGAGGAGCACCTGGACCAGACCGAGCTTCTGCTTCCTACCGCTGCCTCCCACATCGCGGCCGCCCCAGCGGCGGCCCAGCCTCACGCGCCAACTGCACCGCAGCGGGCGAAGTGGTGACAGGGACCCATGGGCCCTGGTGGGCGGCTTCGTCGGTCCCACGGGCGGAAGTTGTCCTCACCGGGGCTGATGGTCCCGGCACGGCGGCCTCCACGACGCCCGGGGCCGTCTCGTGGCACCGGTCCGTGAGGAGCGCGCCCGCCGGGGAGCGCCGGAGGGCTGCCTGCTGCTCACGGGGTGAGGCTGCCTGCTTTCTCACTGCCGGGGCACCGTAGTGCGTCCGGGCGACATCCGGACAGGGCTCACGCCTGGCCGGTCTGCGGGATC from Kitasatospora terrestris includes the following:
- a CDS encoding oleate hydratase; the protein is MINSGRQAKAYMVGGGIAALAAAAFLIRDGEVPGENIHILEQLPLAGGSLDGQGSPEAAYVTRGGRMLEDEAYTCLWNLLETIPTLDDPEVSVRQEITDFNVAWPTDARARLIDRDHHIVDAARLGLDAHDRLELTRLLVMPESVIGARRIDELFSEHFFSTNFWAMWRTTFAFQNWHSAIELKRYLLRFLQEFPRIHTLAGVRRTRLNQYDSIVRPLTAWLLEHGVRFEHGVTVTDVDFVEQQGIRRARRLHLDREGRHEEVELADLDLAFITLGSMTADAAYGDDHTAPEVIRDKRDGSWTLWETLARKAPDFGRPAVFNGSIPEAAWESFTLTMRSPALLKRIEEFSGNAPGTGALMTFKDSPWLMSIVVPRPPHFDGQPDDVFTLWGYGLFIDVPGEHTGKTMAECTGREILTELLGQLGFEDLTDDVLATTTVTTVMMPYITSQFAPRTVHDRPRVIPHGARNFALLGQYVEIPEDVVFTVEYSVRGAMHAVYQLFGLDLPVPPVHHALTEPATVLRALRTAFA
- a CDS encoding phosphoketolase family protein, whose amino-acid sequence is MTVTAASTPGEPTEAELRALDAHWRAANYLAAGQIYLMTNPLLREPLRPEHIKPRLLGHWGTSPGLNLVYTHLNRMISGRDLDAICVWGPGHGGPAVLAGSWLEGSYSDTYPSVTRDEEGMARLFRQFSFPGGVPSHVAPETPGSIHEGGELGYALSHAYGAAFDNPGLLVACVIGDGEAETGPLAASWHGNKFLDPVHDGAVLPVLHLNGYKIANPTVLSRLPEQELDQLLRGYGHDPLYVTGDDPMAVHRAMAAAMDTALDRIAAIQRAAREDGAIERPDWPVIVLRTPKGWTGPHEVDGVPVEGTWRAHQVPLDQVRSNPAHLAQLEEWLRSYRPEELFDKQGRPTAQVLECVPEGRRRLGANPHANGGLLLRELPLPELERYAVPVDKPGTSLHEPTRVLGDLLEQVMADTAERRDFRIVGPDETASNRLQAAYGVTGKAWQAAVLPVDEHLARDGRVLEILSEHTCQGWLEGYLLTGRHGLFSCYEAFVHIVDSMVNQHIKWLRTSRALPWRAPIASLNYLLTSHVWRQDHNGFSHQDPGFVDHVLNKSPEAVRVYFPPDANTLLATAEHVLRSRDYVNVVVAGKQPCFDWLTLDQARAHCARGAGIWDWAGTDDGAREPDVVLACAGDVPTQEVIAAAGLLRRHLPELAVRVVNVVDLARLMPAEEHPHGMPDAEFDALFTSGKPVVFAYHGYPWLIHRLAYRRAVHPQLHVRGYKESGTTTTPFDMVVRNDLDRYRLVMDVIDRVPGLAVRAAAVRQQMADQRSRHHDWIREHGTDLPEIADWQPGS
- a CDS encoding universal stress protein, which produces MSHAVVVGVDGSAQSAAAAEWAAYQAYRNGRALRLVHVGAQPEFSVEAADPAELLPRPVLALRDQIVTVLPGLKVSCEHVPGSPADALVAAGEREGLLVLGSRGIGGLAGLLLGSVALRVAAHAACPVVLVGTGTDGQGGVNGDVVVGVDSSRPCAELLAFAFERAAERGAVLRALESREFPTGRYVTAAPVDPPEITSALAAAAQVRLQDTLAPWRKKFPEVRVEAEVTGWPAGKALVEASRSASLVVVGRRSPRIRSAAPGLGAVAHAVLHHTHGPVAVVPHD
- the adhE gene encoding bifunctional acetaldehyde-CoA/alcohol dehydrogenase, which gives rise to MSRRPQTEEPTPPAPAAAVAVDALVADALTALREYADFTQEQVDHIVKKASLAALAQHTGLAALAVEETGRGLFEDKAVKNVFACENVTHVMARTKTVGVVHRDEIDGIVEIAEPVGVVAGVTPVTNPTSTTIFKCLLALKTRNPIVFAFHPAAQHCSAQAARIVRDAAVAAGAPRSCIQWIEEPSMAATQALMNHPDVATILATGGNAMVRAAYSCGKPALGVGAGNVPAYVERSADLKRAVNDIVLSKTFDNGMICASEQAVILDAEIRDAALAEFRTLKAHHANAEEKALLEQYLFGAGEGSSCAGQRLNADVVGRSAPEIATAAGFEVSADTSVLLVDVGRVGPTEPLTREKLCPVLAVLTASSRREGVELASAMVEFNGLGHSAAVHTEDAAFVEEFGHAVKACRIIWNAPSSQGGIGDVYNAFTPSLTLGCGSYGHNSVAGNVSALNLLNIKRIGRRNTNMQWFKVPPKIYFERNSIKYLASMPNAHRIVVVTDRTMVEIGHLERIRGILDRRREPVEVRVVDFVEPNPSIDTVRRGAELMRDFRPDTIVALGGGSPMDAAKVMWLMYEHPEVEFADLKEKFFDIRKRAFTFPDLGEKAKLVCIPTTSGTGAEVTPFAVITDTATGQKYPLADYALTPSVAIVDPALTTHLPKDVTADTGFDALTHCIETYVSVYANDFTDGLALQGIRLVFENLEQAVTDGPNNPRAREKMHNAGTIAGMAFGSAFLGVVHAMAHTLGATFHVAHGRTNALLLPHVIRYNGTAPAKVSSWPKYRSYVAPERYQAIARTLGLPADTPERGVESLATAIEELRDRVGIPRSFKEAGVDEAAFLAALPQQAMNAYEDQCAPANPRMPLLADMQQLMRQAYYGNRS